A segment of the Coffea arabica cultivar ET-39 chromosome 8c, Coffea Arabica ET-39 HiFi, whole genome shotgun sequence genome:
AGTCCATGGCCCACACCAGCCTTACATTTTGTTGGTATATGTGGAGAAGGGGGAAGCTCAATGCACTCTTCCATCGTCCGTTTTAGGCTTGCTATCCAAATCCACTCCCCACTGATTGATGTCGGTAAGACGGCTGAAGGAAACAATTAATGTCCGGCGTTAACAAACTACAACTAGCCCCATTCACAAAGGGTGGTTGACATAGAAGGGTCCAAACTTGGGGGAACCAAATCACATGGCGCATTTTGGACGGGCACATGTATGAGCACCCGGAATTGACTGGAAATGAGACACCAACTAGCGAACCGCCCACGCCATTTTGAGGGCCCAAAAACCACAAATCGGACCGTAATCCACGCATTACATCGTCGGTAATCAGTAGTATTACGTACAACCCTTTGATTCTTCTCCTCCTTAATTAAGTATGCTTTGTTTGCATATTTAGAAAGAGAAATCAGAGGCATCGGCAAGAAATTCGGACCTGCACATCACAGTACTAAGCAACAATTATGTGGAAAAAAGTTTATTCAGAAGAATACTCTTGCGGCGTAATGCGTATTAATAATGCAACCACAACCACAGCCAcagccactttttttttttttccccgtgGCATCGTCGGTACAAACTAGAAGGACTTTAAACTAAACATTCATTTATTCCATCCTCGAAAGGAATTCCAAGATGAGAGCGATGTGCATGTTTTGAAGTTTACAAAACATGATCTTGCACTAATTTATTTCCTAGTAGAGTACACAGGAGGGTGCAAATTTAAGTAACTTCTCATCTCCAAATCTACACAAAAATTCTAATCAGAATCCTTGTAGCGAGCATCGGACCGGTATATAAAGTGCAGAAAGAATAATGGAAGCGACTTCAGTAGAGCAGCTCCTCGAAAACAGGATCTACACTTTGCCCCCACTTCCCATGGTACAACTCCAGGAGCCTCTCTGCAGGTGTTACACCTGCCAAgatttgaaggaaaaaaaatgtcatTGCATGTGAGATAGATACGCGTATTGTCGACGCACTATATGATCCCTTCTCAAGTCTAAACAGTAGAATTCTGTGAGGTGAAATCTACAAGAATAGCTGGATGCAATATGCATCAATCCAGATTAAGAGTCGTGCTTTGACAATAGCAGCACAAATCAAGAACTAATGCACAGCCAGCAGGATTGACTCACTTCAATTTAGATAAACAAGTGGGAGCGCAAACAAAAAATCGCCATGGACTGCAAGCGAAGACAAAATAATTTTCTAGTGTACATCTATTTACCTGTTTTCACAACTTCAGCAACTTCATTCAAAAATCCTGTTTCCTTAAAGCCTCTCCTCTCTAAACCATCCTGCACATACGAAATTACATTTGAATGGGTAGAAAAAATGGCACGAAAATCTGTCACCAACTTCAATGCCtttcaactcaccttagccaacTTTACCACGTCTTGTGCCACATGCTTCAGCAGCCCATCCCGGAATGGTGTATTCAAACCGCTCTTTGGTACCTACTACATAATTTGGGATCAAAATGATAATTCTACCAAGATGCAACCTACCTTAATACTATACTGCAGGTACAGCTCAAAAACCAATACAATTCGAGTAAAATCTAAACCACATTTTCTTATCCATGCTCCAATCAATATAAGGGGGCAACCATGAAAAGCAGGTCAAATGACCTGATACTTTATtctttcaaaaaatgaaatatggACATACTCAAAAAGTTATCTTCTGGGTTcagcaagtaaaaaggctttatcttttgtatagtGATATGTCCGTATCCTAATTCCAAATATGTGGATCATTTAGTAGTCCATCTTTGAAAAATAAGAATGCTGAAACATCCTGCTTTATGTCCGAGGAATTTAGATGTATAGTGGAAAAAAGCAATATGTTAACTAATTCAAGAGAACTGTAACAGGAAGCTCTACAGCTGCTTCAGAACCCATGAATTTGTAGCTTGCCATAGTTTCGAGTTTCAACTTCCCTCCTCCAATCAGCAGTCTTCTTCTTGCTGAGATATTTCCTACTTAAAGCTAGACCCTCGCATGCTTGACAACCTTGGATGTGGACCAAGAGCACGGGGCAATGAAAAGGAAGCAAATATTAATTTCTCCAAACCATCAACCTTCCTCCTTAATCATCAGTTTTATTCTTGCTGTCAAATGCCTACTTAAAGCTAGATAGTTGTCAGTTAACAGCCATTATTTGCTTTAAGAGCACAGGCCAATGGTAATGAACACATGGAACACATGACGTAGTTGATAGCTTCTGcccaaaaaataatatttttcatgGTCAAGACAAATTTATTACCTTATTCCTGAGCATTTGTCTTTCTTCTGCCGTCCAATCAGCTGTCATGTCCAGAAcactttgaagagaaatttcatcATATAGAAGGCCCACCTGGAATACAGATACTTGATAATCTAATGGAACTAATCCCAAAATAGAAGGTTTACAACTGAATTCTCCACAAGGAAAGCAGGCTATCAATTTAAGAATGAGAAGAATGTGGAATTCAAGGCAAAAGTATCACATGTTTCTACCACTTCAATTTCTCAGCCAATAATCAAAgaatacttttaaaaaaaaaaaatttttttccagCAAGGGAGGGGTGGAATTTAAGAAgcagggagggggaagggggatTGGAACCCAGGACCTCTAAATCTCGTTAGCCACTAGATCAAGGCCTCCTCGGCTAATCAATGAATATTTGTTATCCCATTCCCTCACAAACCCTAAAAGAAGGGAACACAAAAGGCAAGGGCAAGAGCTTGGCAGACCAAACAATCATCATCCAAAGATTATCTACAGCAAGTGACAAGCAGTAACCTAACTATATATAACCAATGTTACCATTTAAGCCTGTCTCCAAAATTTTTAGGAAAAGAAACTTAAGAAGAACAATCACTTCTGACAAGACAAGcctaagaagaagaaaaaaaccaTTCATTGACCGAACAAATAATTCTTTCAGTTCTATCTTCAAGTAACACTCGTACTGATACTTCCCAATTGAGACAACAAAATGGCATGGATAGCAAATTCTAGAAAGAAGCTCTATACCCAGAATGCAGGCAGCGCACATAGCCTCCTCCAAGGTCCTCCATCAGCACCTCTCATCTCCAAATATCTCTTAAGCCTCACCTAATGAAAATCAGGTTGAGGTCTATTTTCATATATGACCTCACTCAAAAAGCAGCATGGACAAGATACAGAATATTATCATCACATCAATCTCAGCTCAGCTAAGAACACAGACCTCAGGAAATATTGTTGTGAGATGATTCTCCCAGTCATTCAGGCTCGGATATTCACCAGGAATAGAAGGAAGTTTTCCTGCCATAAAATCCTGCAAATAATTTACATTAAAAGATACCTTTTACATTTACTAAACAAATATTGTTTGATCTGCAATCAGAATTTCAAGTACAGTTAAATACCCGGAATGACATTCCAGCACAGTTGACATACTCCTTTTTCCGATACACAAAATACATTGGCACATCAAGAGCATATTCTACATATTGCTCAAACCTGTAAGAATGCAAATAAAGGGTATTACCGTAGGGATGAGTTGATCCATGAAAATCTTCTTAGAAGAGATCAACAATTTGTTATCCCATCTTTCTTCAATGTTCGATGCAAATCAAGAACATCTTTCGAACAAAATAGGTGGGAGCAGAATGAATGAACCTTTAGTTGGAATGTGTGGTCACCTGCCACTCTAATAAAAGCTAAAGGAGAATTCTACATTTTCAAatgttaatttttcttttaattattcttTTTAGAGTTCTCTGTTTCTATGCTGTCTTCCAAGTAATATGTGCTCTTAAATGGTTAACAATTTGTGAAAAATCATAAGAGTAAAAAATTGAGGCAATGCATAACCATGTATCAGCCCCCTACTAGTTGATTTGTTTTCCAAATCACCATGCAACAGTTTAAGTAGAGAGACATAAGACTCTATTTTTTTCATCCAATTATTTCAGAAAACTTGGAGAACCTACCCAAAAGAGTCATCGAAGACAAAGGGAAGCATGCCTGCACGATTATTATCTGTATCTGTCCAAATTTGGCTGGTCAAGAAAGAATTTTGTGAGATCCTAGTACAGAGTTGCAATTTCACCAAAACAACGAAATATAGATCATTCTATCAGTACCTTCGCATGCTAAGATATCCATTTGGTTTTCCTTCAGTGAACGGTGAATTTGCAAATAAAGCTGTAGCAATCTGTTTCACTGCCCTGTTAGATCTCAAAAAACAACATATGCTTTTTCAATAGATATGAAGAAGAATTCTCACAGGCTGCAGTGCAAGACCAGCTCGGAATTTTCTTATCATGTCAGCTTCAGAACTGAAGTCCAGATTCACCTGCCAAAAGCGGGATAAATATAACTTCCGCTGCACAATTATGACTCTTCACAGACCAGAACCCATGAGAAATGGGAAGAGAGAGATAATCCGTAGCAATTATTATCCATCTACAACATACAGAATTAGTActgtgaaaaaataaaatcaaatattcTCACCTGAACAGTACACGTTCTGAACATCATGTCAAGCCCCAGTGAGCCAACTTTAGGCATGTAATTTCTCATAATTTCATATCTCCCCTGAGCCAGAATACTAGGTAAGCATACCAACAGCAAACTAAAGCTTATGGAGAAAACTAGTAACAGTAACAGTATAATAATATACTAAATACAAGAGTAAAGATGTCACAGACTAAATGAAAATTGGATTTATTTCACTATTACCTTCGGCATTATAGGTATGTCGTTTAATCCCCATTTGGGTTGGAAACCAATTCCTAGAAATCCAATGCCCATCTCCTCTGCAACAGCTTTGACCTGTGCAGTTCatttcaaaacaaaaatcaaattatAAACAATTTGCAGACTTTTTTGTTCCATgtattttgagagaaaaacagagaggTTCAATAAGTAAATTGCCTGGACATTCAAAGTAATGCCTACCAGAAGAATTTCCAcacaaaagaatgaaaaatgatATGGAAGAAAATTTCCTTTGCCATATGAAAAATAGAAAGTTTTGTTGCAGAAACAGTGTATTTGGATAGGATATTACTAGGAAAATTTTTTGCAATAACACTATAGCACTTTTTTGtcatgtgatatatgtgaaaatAAATAGGTTcttggaagataaaaaggtaattggaaaaTGCATTTATGACGCAATCACAATTTATTTTTGCAAATAACaacctatccaaacacacccatATTTAGAAGGGTAGTAGAGGAGCTCAAGTAAACCAGTGAAACTATAAAGTTAGTGACCAAGGTCTACAATACGGTAAACATTTTAcctggaagaaaatgaagagagtCTCTAGTACTAAAAGTCATGTGTAAAAATGCGTCATGATACTTTTAATTCCACGTAAAGATATATACATACTTGAAAAGAACAGAGGCACAAATAATACATCATCAGCCAACATGCATATATGTGCAACAGAGGGTTGTGCacatttaaactaattaataacTAAAATTCTAGTCTATCAGAACTAAGATTCTTCGTTTCAAAAAGAAAGTAGGACAACCTTTCAACAGGAGGGCGGTGGAttccatatttaatttaatatgtGTAACAAATTTTTTGGACAAACCTGGTAAAGATGTGAATTAACCTCTGCACAAGTTTGATGCAGTGTTTCAAGCGGTGCACCACTTAACTCAAATTGGCCACCAGGCTCCAGTGATATGCTTTGCTTTCCCTGACCAGATACAGAGTAAAAGCTTCTCACAACCATGATAAAAGGGATAAATCTCAAACTTTGTTATCAGAACCCATCAAGATGAACAAGGACATAAAATCTTAAGGATATTTGAAGTAACTGACTAGCATTGAAAGTAATTAATACATGATGAACACCAGGAAAGAATAATATACCTGTTTCAGACCAATAATGTTCTCACCCTCCATTATTTTGTCCCAGTCAAATCTCTCAGAAATACTATTAAGCAACTCCGCAATTTGTTCATATTTCATTGGTCGGAGAGTCCCAAACTCAAAACCAAACTTTTCATGTTCAGTGCCGATTCTGTCAAGTCCAAGGAGTTACAAGAAGGTTATCAAATCTACCAACCCCTTGAGTTGATTTAACCCCAtagaaacacacacacacacgcataaaaaaacttaaaataagTCATGTAATTAATAATTCAATTGTTTCAGTTTGATAGGAGTTCCAAGTGACTACTCACATCATGCCTAAAAGCAGTTCTATTAAATTccacataacaaacaaggatggGGCATTGTTTAGGCAAAAAAGGGTGCAACTGAAAATCGAAGTACCAATAAAAGCTAGAAGTTGAACCTCCATTTCTCCTTAGGCTTGCATCCGGAAGCCAGGTACCCTACAAGATCTTCCTTTGTCAGTGGCTCTGCAGCAACAACAGCATCCTCTGTAGGAGGGCTTGCAGCAACAATCACCTGGTGTCTCCTTTTACTCTCTCCAGGACCATAACTCCTTCGCTGCTTTGACAAATTTGACGAAGAGAAACGGAAACCAAAACAAACATCCTTAACTTTAGACCCCTCCATGCTGCCGGTTAGGCTATAAACCACACTGTGTCCAGCTTTACATCTTACGATCTCAGGCTGAACGCAGTATGATGGACCAGCCTGTGACATTAGTGCCATTTTTACACCTGAAACGTCAGAAATGCCAAGTTTTACTAACAGCTTCTCATGCCCAAACCAGCAGTCAGAATTTATAGATCTTAGCATCAATAATTGAACAGCATAACACTATATTCAAATTATATTCTGTGTGATATACAAGAGGAGAAAGTTTTCTTATTTGACCAGTTAAAACTATTTCACAAAGCCAGCAGGCAAGATAAGctaaaaacagaaaagaaaatgtacaCCAATGACAAGTTCAAACATAAGTTCATACACAAAAGAGCTAAAGATTTGAATGCAAAACCTATTTCAACGAAAATCAGCTCATTAATGCATCTTTTCTCTTGTTATGTTAACGGCCTAGTCCAGAATGAGAATTTCAGTGCCGATCTAGACTGCACAGAATCTTTTCTACGATACGAAAAGGCAATTTATATTTTTCTAGTGGGAAAAGATTTTAAAATGCCTATAAGCAGAAACATCATAGTTTAATACGTACTTATCTTAAACCATTAATATCTGCTTGTAAGCTCTCATGCATGTCAAAACTTCacaatgcaaaagaaataaaactccAGAAGCCGAGTAAGATTCTTAAAGTCAAAAcaacattgaaaaaaaaaacaataaaaccaGCAATACTAGAAACCTGTTGGCTGTTGCTATCTAAGTATAAGTCAAAATACTTCAACACAGTTTAAGCAACTTTGCACGACAAAGTCGACTCATCAAAAGCAaacaatatattttaaaaaaccAATTTAGCCAATGAAAAATACAGATAACTGCCAAACTAACAAAGATTGGTTCTTGCAATCTATATGAAAAAGAGCTTCAAGTGATTCAAATTATACAACCATCAGGAACTCAAAAATAACACTCCAGAATCCATTCgcatataataaataaaacaagaaaaacaaacaattagagctctaaaaattcattctttgaCATATACGAGACTAAAGGAAATGCTCCACATTAGCAGAATTCTGCCCTGGGAATCATAGTCATAAACATGCAGACACCAAAAATCTAAAACAATCGCATAACCAGATAAAATCCCCCCATAAACACAAAAGGGTTTTGCACagcaagaataaaaaaaattgattcttGACATGGTACAAGCCAATGGCATGGCCCCAGAAAGGATGACAAATTTAAGAAGAGATGAGATATACCTGAGCCCTTAAATTCTTGggacaaaatagaaaatttccggATTCGGGGAAGATAAGTGAGATTTGAGTGAGGGAGGGAACAGAGGTGCTTGGAAATGGCAAAGGGAGAAAGAGATGAGCTAAAAGAAGGGTGGTAACCCGAAGGACGTGCTTGGGATACAAATGGTAGAATTTGGGTCTGTTGCTTTATTCAGAGTGTCCCTTATAAAGAAAGGTTAAGAGTGTGTGCACCAGGCCACTTGGAGAGTGGCACGGGGAACTAAATACTCCGGCACCAACCCATATATTTTTCCATCCGGTCCCCATAGCTTCTTCGATGTTGACACGTCATCTCATCGTAAAGATCTTAACAGCGACCCCGAATTATAACCATCGTAACACTGCGGAAGAGTAAGTCGTTTGACTAAGTGAATCATGCTCGCCTCTCATCTCCCACCTCTGAAGACTCCCAAAAATACAGCCGCCGGCGGCAGTGGCGGGACATCAAAAGTTTGTGCCGCCTCACACATACATACTAACTTCGGTgatttggaattggaaaatttatttaatgGAATCATTATTGTCTGCTCTTACATGCTTGCATAcgtaatttttttctttcttggtcAAAATAAACTTGGCCACTTAGTCTCTATAATCATCACATTACACGTTAGAAAGCAAATAATTAATCCCCTtattaaaaccaagaaaagaaacacGGATGATGGCTCTTACTAGgcgtgcaaacgaatcgagtcgagttttagACTTATTAAATCGAATCTCTGATTAATTTCATGAAGCTCAACGAGCTCAAAATGTCaagttcgaactcgaactcgactcaaattcaagtcgagctcgagtataaaagataaaaaataaaaataattatattattttaaaaaaataattattttattttttaaaatgaataaaataataatttttttacaaataataaaatattataaatatatataattttactattaaaataatatatatatatatatatatatatatatatatatatatatatatatatatatatatatatatatatatatataatcaagcTCGCGTCTGGCTCGCGAGCCAACAAACTTAATGTTTttgagttcgaactcgactcgagttcGATATTGATCGAGTTCAAGTCGAACTCATATTCGAGCCGCTCGCAAGCCGATTCGTGAGTAGCTCTAGCTTTTACTATTATAATATTTCATGGTATCAGTCATTAGTACTATATCAAATTAATCAAGCTTTCAGGATAAAATGTTTGTGACAAAGACAA
Coding sequences within it:
- the LOC113703886 gene encoding glutamate--cysteine ligase, chloroplastic; the encoded protein is MALMSQAGPSYCVQPEIVRCKAGHSVVYSLTGSMEGSKVKDVCFGFRFSSSNLSKQRRSYGPGESKRRHQVIVAASPPTEDAVVAAEPLTKEDLVGYLASGCKPKEKWRIGTEHEKFGFEFGTLRPMKYEQIAELLNSISERFDWDKIMEGENIIGLKQGKQSISLEPGGQFELSGAPLETLHQTCAEVNSHLYQVKAVAEEMGIGFLGIGFQPKWGLNDIPIMPKGRYEIMRNYMPKVGSLGLDMMFRTCTVQVNLDFSSEADMIRKFRAGLALQPIATALFANSPFTEGKPNGYLSMRSQIWTDTDNNRAGMLPFVFDDSFGFEQYVEYALDVPMYFVYRKKEYVNCAGMSFRDFMAGKLPSIPGEYPSLNDWENHLTTIFPEVRLKRYLEMRGADGGPWRRLCALPAFWVGLLYDEISLQSVLDMTADWTAEERQMLRNKVPKSGLNTPFRDGLLKHVAQDVVKLAKDGLERRGFKETGFLNEVAEVVKTGVTPAERLLELYHGKWGQSVDPVFEELLY